The proteins below come from a single Triticum aestivum cultivar Chinese Spring chromosome 5D, IWGSC CS RefSeq v2.1, whole genome shotgun sequence genomic window:
- the LOC123125184 gene encoding UDP-glucosyltransferase UGT13248, which translates to MASHGKDTQEVVAGADASAGHVLLLPYPSQGHVHPMLQFAKRLAHHGLRPTLAVSRYILATCKPDAAAVGDVRLAAVSDGCDAGGFGECNDVTAYLALLESAGSETLGELLDAEAAEGRPVRAMVYDAFLPWARGVAQRHGAAAVAFFTQPCAVNVVYGHVWCERVGVPVEAGSTVTGLPGLPALEPEGLPWFLKVGPGPYPGYFEMVMSQFKGLDLADDVLVNSFYELEPEEAAYMASAWRAKTIGPTVPASYVADDRMPSDTKYGFHLFELTAAPCVSWLSAHPARSVVFASFGSLSNLDPAEMREVAHGLLDAGRPFLWAVRESESHKLPAGYGDAVAARGGMVVSWCPQLEVLAHPAVGCFLTHCGWNSTSEALVAGVPMVALPQWTDQPMNAKYVEAVWRAGARVRPAAADGLARRGEVAGGIEAVMAGERSGEYRRNAAAWAEKARAASGEGGSSDRNIAEFVAKYGSSSK; encoded by the exons ATGGCTTCTCACGGCAAGGACACGCAagaagtcgtcgccggcgccgacgccAGCGCGGGCCACGTGCTGCTGCTGCCGTACCCGAGCCAGGGCCACGTCCACCCCATGCTGCAGTTCGCCAAGCGCCTCGCGCACCACGGCCTGCGCCCCACGCTCGCCGTCTCCCGCTACATCCTCGCCACCTGCAAGCCCGACGCCGCCGCGGTGGGGGACGTCCGCCTCGCCGCCGTATCCGACGGCTGCGACGCGGGCGGGTTCGGCGAGTGCAACGACGTCACGGCCTACCTGGCGCTCCTCGAGTCCGCGGGGTCGGAGACGCTGGGCGAGCTCCTAGACGCCGAGGCCGCGGAGGGGCGCCCCGTCCGGGCGATGGTCTACGACGCGTTCCTGCCGTGGGCGCGCGGCGTGGCGCAGCGGCACGGCGCCGCCGCCGTGGCCTTCTTCACGCAGCCGTGCGCCGTCAACGTGGTGTACGGCCACGTGTGGTGCGAGCGGGTCGGCgtgccggtggaggctggatccACCGTCACCGGTCTGCCCGGGCTGCCGGCGCTCGAGCCCGAGGGCCTGCCGTGGTTCCTCAAGGTCGGGCCCGGCCCCTACCCGGGCTACTTCGAGATGGTGATGAGCCAGTTCAAGGGGCTGGACCTGGCCGACGACGTGCTCGTCAACTCTTTCTACGAGCTCGAGCCCGAG GAGGCGGCGTACATGGCGTCGGCGTGGCGCGCCAAGACGATCGGGCCGACGGTGCCGGCGTCCTACGTGGCCGACGACCGCATGCCGTCGGACACCAAGTACGGCTTCCACCTCTTCGAGCTCACGGCCGCGCCGTGCGTGTCCTGGCTGTCGGCCCACCCGGCGCGCTCCGTGGTGTTCGCCTCCTTCGGCAGCCTGTCCAACCTGGACCCGGCGGAGATGCGCGAGGTGGCGCACGGCCTCCTGGACGCCGGCCGCCCGTTCCTCTGGGCCGTGCGCGAGTCGGAGAGCCACAAGCTGCCCGCCGGCTACGGCGACGCCGTCGCGGCGCGCGGCGGGATGGTGGTGTCGTGGTGCCCGCAGCTGGAGGTGCTGGCGCACCCGGCCGTGGGGTGCTTCCTGACGCACTGCGGCTGGAACTCGACGTCGGAGGCGCTGGTGGCCGGCGTGCCGATGGTGGCGCTGCCGCAGTGGACGGACCAGCCGATGAACGCCAAGTACGTGGAGGCCGTGTGGCGGGCGGGCGCGCGCGTGCGGCCCGCCGCCGCGGACGGGCTCGCGCGGAGGGGGGAGGTGGCGGGCGGGATCGAGGCGGTGATGGCCGGCGAGCGGAGCGGCGAGTACAGGAGGAACGCCGCTGCGTGGGCGGAGAAGGCCCGGGCGGCCAGCGGGGAGGGCGGCAGCTCCGACCGGAACATCGCCGAGTTCGTCGCCAAGTATGGATCCAGCTCCAAGTGA